One Ornithorhynchus anatinus isolate Pmale09 chromosome 2, mOrnAna1.pri.v4, whole genome shotgun sequence DNA segment encodes these proteins:
- the METRN gene encoding meteorin, which produces MPLLGVLCAGLVAWALARYSDDQCSWTGSGLSQKGDLVEQLTLHCAEGSVEWLYPAGALRLTLSPRPPPPRRLLACIRPADTFRGAQVYLERAGVLELLLEESAAGGSRAGPAGGRCFAWEPWEKVALFLLAAPHRDISRRVAAFRYELRDDGHPRRPLFSGGLGVEGTCRPCNDTEVLTAACTSDFVLRGTIRDVRHDLELQEAVISVGAALIHRQKLPLFQPAGWRAGTIRTPLRCGVRPGPGTFLFTGWGHFGQAWLGCAPRYRDFRRLYEEARAARRNPCELGLG; this is translated from the exons ATGCCGCTGCTGGGGGTCCTCTGCGCCGGACTGGTGGCCTGGGCTCTGGCCCGCTACTCCGACGACCAGTGCAGCTGGACGGGAAG CGGCTTGTCCCAGAAAGGCGACCTCGTGGAGCAGCTGACGCTACATTGCGCGGAGGGCTCCGTGGAGTGGCTGTACCCGGCCGGGGCCCTGCGCCTCACCCTgtccccgcgcccgcccccgccccgccgcctcctgGCCTGCATCCGTCCCGCTGACACGTTCCGGGGGGCTCAGGTCTACCTGGAGCGGGCCGGGGTCCTAGAGCTGCTGCTGGAGGAGTCTGCGGCGGGGGGGTCCAGGGCAGGCCCAGCAGGAGGCCGCTGCTTCGCCTGGGAGCCTTGGGAGAAGGTGGCCTTGTTCCTGCTGGCCGCGCCGCACCGGGACATCAGCCGCCGCGTCGCCGCCTTCCGCTACGAGCTGCGTGACGATGGGCACCCACGCCGGCCCCTCTTCTCCGGAGGCCTGGGCGTGGAAG GGACCTGCCGCCCATGCAATGATACCGAGGTGCTGACGGCGGCCTGCACCAGTGACTTCG TTCTGCGCGGGACGATCCGCGACGTGCGGCATGACCTGGAGCTGCAGGAGGCGGTCATCAGCGTCGGCGCCGCCCTCATTCACCGGCAGAAGTTGCCGCTGTTCCAGCCGGCGGGCTGGCGTGCGGGCACCATCCGCACCCCCCTGCGCTGCGGCGTGCGGCCTGGCCCCGGCACCTTCCTCTTCACCGGCTGGGGCCACTTCGGCCAGGCCTGGCTGGGCTGCGCCCCACGCTACCGGGACTTCCGCCGCCTCTACGAGGAGGCCCGAGCCGCCCGCCGCAACCCGTGCGAGCTGGGCCTGGGCTGA